A section of the Virgibacillus sp. NKC19-3 genome encodes:
- a CDS encoding formate--tetrahydrofolate ligase, whose product MKTDIEIAQETSLKPIKEIAAKLDLTEEEWEPYGHTKAKLSEKLFDKLKDRPNGKVILVTSINPTTAGEGKSTVTVGLGQALNQVGKKAVIALREPSLGPVMGMKGGAAGGGFSQVLPMEDINLHFTGDIHAITTANNALSAMIDNHIHRGNKLNIDPRRMEWKRVMDMNDRALRQIVVGLGGPLRGVPREDGFNITVASEIMAILCLASSLEDLKARIARIVIGYTYDKSPVTVRDLEVEGALTLLLKDAIKPNLVQTTENTPAIIHGGPFANIAHGCNSIMATKTAAKLGDYVVTEAGFGADLGAEKFLNIKSRAGEFETDAVVIVATVRALKMHGGLAKGDLKEENMDALQAGMENLKKHMETIERFGLPYVVSINKFPTDTPAEVNFIKSWCESRNIDAALTNVWENGGEGGIPLAKKVIAKVESANKHFTPLYELDEKLETKIRTIAQSVYGADDIELSPKARGQLAFYEQQGWGQLPVCMAKTQYSLSDDPTKTGRPKGFSITIRELRPSIGAGFIVALTGDVMTMPGLPERPAAFNMDVTEDGKVLGLF is encoded by the coding sequence ATGAAAACAGATATTGAAATTGCTCAGGAAACAAGTCTTAAACCGATTAAAGAAATTGCAGCAAAGCTTGACTTAACAGAGGAGGAATGGGAACCATATGGTCATACGAAAGCCAAGTTGTCTGAAAAGTTATTTGATAAGCTAAAAGATAGGCCAAATGGAAAAGTAATATTAGTAACTTCGATCAATCCTACTACTGCAGGAGAAGGAAAATCTACGGTAACTGTCGGTTTGGGGCAGGCATTAAATCAAGTCGGTAAGAAGGCTGTTATTGCATTACGCGAGCCATCTTTAGGACCTGTAATGGGAATGAAAGGTGGTGCAGCGGGGGGAGGTTTTTCTCAAGTGCTTCCCATGGAAGATATTAATTTACATTTTACTGGGGATATACATGCAATAACAACTGCTAACAATGCCTTGTCCGCAATGATAGATAACCACATTCATCGTGGAAATAAATTAAATATTGATCCTAGAAGAATGGAATGGAAAAGAGTAATGGATATGAATGACCGGGCATTAAGACAAATAGTCGTTGGGCTAGGCGGGCCTTTGCGAGGTGTCCCCAGAGAAGATGGATTTAACATCACTGTTGCCTCTGAGATTATGGCCATTTTATGTCTAGCATCAAGCCTTGAAGATTTAAAAGCGAGAATTGCCCGAATCGTGATTGGATACACCTATGACAAATCACCCGTCACTGTTAGGGATTTAGAAGTAGAAGGAGCATTAACATTACTGCTAAAAGACGCGATAAAACCTAACCTTGTCCAAACGACGGAGAATACACCAGCAATTATTCATGGTGGTCCTTTTGCCAATATCGCGCATGGTTGCAATAGTATCATGGCAACCAAAACCGCCGCTAAATTAGGTGATTATGTCGTAACAGAAGCGGGATTTGGAGCCGATTTAGGCGCTGAGAAATTTCTGAATATAAAGTCTCGTGCAGGGGAATTCGAGACAGATGCCGTCGTAATTGTTGCTACAGTTCGTGCATTAAAAATGCATGGAGGTCTAGCGAAGGGTGATTTAAAGGAAGAAAATATGGATGCATTACAAGCAGGGATGGAAAATTTAAAAAAACATATGGAAACGATTGAACGTTTTGGATTGCCATATGTTGTTTCTATTAACAAGTTTCCTACAGACACACCAGCGGAAGTTAATTTTATCAAGTCATGGTGTGAATCAAGGAATATAGATGCAGCATTAACAAATGTTTGGGAAAACGGAGGAGAGGGTGGCATTCCTTTAGCTAAGAAAGTTATAGCTAAAGTAGAATCAGCAAATAAACATTTTACCCCACTTTACGAATTAGACGAAAAGCTGGAGACAAAGATTCGAACCATAGCACAAAGCGTATATGGTGCTGATGACATTGAATTATCTCCTAAGGCAAGAGGCCAATTGGCGTTTTATGAGCAACAGGGCTGGGGCCAGCTACCTGTTTGCATGGCAAAAACACAATATTCTTTATCGGATGACCCAACAAAAACAGGAAGACCAAAAGGGTTCTCTATCACCATTCGAGAACTGAGGCCATCCATTGGCGCAGGATTTATTGTCGCCTTAACCGGTGATGTGATGACAATGCCGGGATTACCTGAAAGACCAGCAGCATTTAATATGGATGTTACAGAAGATGGAAAAGTACTCGGGTTATTTTAA
- a CDS encoding dihydrofolate reductase, protein MISFMLAMDRNRVIGLNNDLPWHLPKDFRFFKERTTGHTIVMGRKTYDSLGGALPNRKNVVATRKNMKFPDNVEVIKDLKKIQEWNKADSEEEFFVIGGGEIFQQALPYADRMYITFIDESFEGDSYFPEFNEKEWNLTSKEKGEKDAKNPYDYYFLQYDRK, encoded by the coding sequence ATGATTTCATTTATGTTAGCGATGGATCGCAATCGTGTTATTGGTCTAAATAATGATTTACCTTGGCATTTGCCGAAAGATTTTCGTTTTTTTAAAGAAAGAACAACAGGACACACTATCGTAATGGGAAGAAAAACATATGATTCATTAGGAGGAGCATTACCGAACCGGAAAAATGTTGTCGCTACTCGCAAAAATATGAAGTTCCCGGATAACGTAGAGGTGATTAAGGATTTGAAAAAAATACAGGAATGGAATAAAGCGGACTCGGAAGAAGAATTCTTTGTTATAGGCGGTGGTGAGATTTTTCAACAAGCCTTGCCATATGCGGACCGCATGTACATTACATTCATTGATGAATCCTTTGAAGGTGACTCTTATTTTCCAGAATTTAATGAGAAAGAATGGAATCTAACCTCAAAAGAAAAAGGAGAGAAAGATGCTAAAAACCCATATGACTACTACTTTTTACAATATGATCGAAAATAA
- a CDS encoding b(o/a)3-type cytochrome-c oxidase subunit 1 → MSEKLQIAKPESRLYMSFLYVAFISLFIGGLMGLLQTLVRSGEFTMPWGVDYYQILTLHGVILGLVLTTYFIIGFQYSLMGKTVGISFKQRKMAWIGFWVMVIGTIMTAITILLGKASVLYTFYAPLQAHPVFYIGLAFVIIGSWIAAFVNFRQLYVWKQKHPNEKSPLLAFMVVINMIMWVIASLGVAVAVVVQFIPWSLGYAETINVLISRTLFWYFGHPLVYFWLLPAYMAWYAIIPKIIGGKIFSDSLARIAFILLLFFSIPVGFHHQLTEPGIDPIWKFVQVVLTFMVVIPSLMTAFSIFATFEITGRRKGFRGLFGWFKHLPWKDVRFLAPVIGMLAFIPGGAGGIINASHQMNAVVHNTIWVTGHFHITAATTVVLTFFGITYWLVPHLTGRKLTKSINRLGIIQSIFWAVGMTIMSGAMHIEGLLGAPRRSSFSTYGGTEQASEWIGYQMAQAIGGSILFIGILLMVYIFIKLTFFAPKGNEEFPIAEEEENAEQTPKWLENWKLWIAITIALILFAYTIPFVDIIQNSPPGSPAFDWPIGNS, encoded by the coding sequence ATGAGCGAGAAATTACAAATAGCAAAACCTGAATCCAGATTATACATGTCTTTTTTATATGTTGCATTTATTTCGTTATTTATCGGTGGGTTAATGGGTCTTTTGCAAACGTTGGTTAGATCCGGTGAATTTACAATGCCATGGGGAGTAGATTATTATCAGATATTAACACTGCATGGTGTCATACTGGGATTAGTATTAACTACCTATTTTATTATTGGATTTCAATATTCCCTAATGGGTAAAACAGTAGGTATATCATTCAAGCAACGTAAAATGGCTTGGATCGGTTTCTGGGTTATGGTTATTGGTACAATAATGACAGCTATAACAATCTTGTTGGGAAAGGCAAGTGTACTTTATACGTTCTATGCGCCACTCCAAGCGCATCCGGTATTTTATATTGGATTGGCTTTCGTCATTATCGGAAGTTGGATTGCGGCATTCGTTAATTTCCGTCAATTATATGTATGGAAACAAAAACACCCTAATGAAAAGTCGCCATTACTAGCATTTATGGTCGTCATTAATATGATCATGTGGGTAATCGCATCACTTGGTGTAGCAGTGGCTGTTGTTGTTCAGTTCATTCCATGGTCACTTGGATATGCGGAAACCATTAATGTATTAATTAGTAGAACATTGTTTTGGTATTTTGGCCATCCATTGGTTTACTTCTGGCTATTACCCGCATATATGGCTTGGTATGCGATAATACCTAAAATTATTGGTGGAAAGATATTCAGTGATTCATTAGCACGGATTGCTTTTATATTATTATTGTTTTTCTCCATTCCAGTTGGATTCCATCATCAGTTAACAGAACCAGGTATTGATCCAATATGGAAGTTTGTTCAAGTTGTTTTAACATTTATGGTTGTTATTCCAAGCTTAATGACAGCATTTTCTATATTTGCAACATTTGAAATTACTGGTCGTCGTAAAGGATTTCGTGGATTATTTGGGTGGTTTAAACACCTGCCATGGAAAGATGTTCGTTTTCTTGCTCCAGTAATAGGGATGCTTGCATTTATTCCAGGTGGAGCAGGCGGTATCATTAATGCTTCTCATCAAATGAATGCTGTCGTTCACAATACAATTTGGGTTACTGGGCATTTTCATATAACAGCAGCAACGACTGTGGTACTTACTTTCTTTGGTATTACGTATTGGCTTGTTCCACATCTTACTGGAAGAAAGTTAACAAAATCTATAAATAGACTTGGTATTATTCAATCTATTTTCTGGGCAGTAGGTATGACCATTATGTCTGGTGCGATGCATATTGAAGGACTTCTTGGTGCGCCAAGACGCTCTTCCTTTTCCACATACGGAGGAACAGAACAGGCTAGTGAATGGATAGGTTATCAAATGGCACAAGCAATAGGTGGATCCATTTTATTTATAGGTATACTTTTAATGGTTTACATTTTCATTAAATTAACCTTCTTTGCACCCAAAGGGAATGAGGAATTTCCAATTGCCGAAGAGGAAGAAAATGCAGAGCAAACTCCGAAGTGGCTTGAAAATTGGAAGCTCTGGATTGCTATCACAATAGCATTAATTCTATTTGCCTATACCATACCATTTGTTGATATTATTCAAAATTCACCACCAGGATCACCGGCATTTGATTGGCCAATCGGTAATTCTTAA
- a CDS encoding thymidylate synthase translates to MTGEHAYLELCEHILKKGAKKEDRTGTGTYSVFGGQIRFDLSNGFPLLTTKKVPFRLVASELLWFIKGDTNIRYLLENNNNIWNEWAFEKWIKSEEYKGPDMTNFGNRSQQDPIFKEKYKSEMARFKEKILHDNDFANKFGDLGSVYGKQWRAWKTSKNDTIDQLKDVIESIRTKPDSRRHIVSAWNPEDLPSMALPPCHALFQFYVAEGKLSCQLYQRSADVFLGMPFNMASYALLTHLIAHETDLEVGEFVHTLGDAHIYANHVEQINTQLGRDVKALPKLKINKEKNSIFDFELSDFEIMEYNPHPAIKAPIAV, encoded by the coding sequence ATGACAGGTGAGCATGCATACTTAGAATTATGTGAACACATATTAAAAAAGGGGGCAAAAAAGGAAGACCGTACTGGTACCGGGACTTATTCTGTATTTGGTGGCCAAATACGATTCGATTTAAGTAACGGTTTCCCTTTATTAACAACTAAAAAAGTTCCATTTCGACTAGTTGCCAGTGAACTGCTTTGGTTTATTAAAGGGGATACTAACATTCGATATCTACTGGAAAATAACAATAATATATGGAATGAATGGGCATTTGAAAAGTGGATAAAAAGTGAAGAATACAAAGGTCCAGATATGACGAATTTCGGAAATCGAAGTCAGCAAGATCCAATATTCAAGGAAAAATATAAGAGCGAAATGGCGCGTTTTAAAGAAAAAATCCTCCATGATAATGATTTTGCCAACAAGTTTGGAGATCTTGGTTCTGTTTATGGAAAGCAATGGCGCGCATGGAAAACTTCCAAGAATGATACCATTGATCAATTGAAAGACGTCATCGAATCTATTCGTACAAAACCTGATTCCCGTAGGCATATTGTATCTGCATGGAACCCGGAAGATTTGCCTAGTATGGCGTTGCCCCCATGTCATGCATTGTTCCAATTCTATGTTGCTGAAGGAAAATTGTCATGCCAGTTATATCAGCGCAGTGCTGATGTTTTCTTAGGGATGCCTTTTAATATGGCAAGCTATGCATTGTTAACACATTTAATTGCACATGAAACAGATTTGGAAGTAGGAGAATTCGTACATACATTAGGTGATGCACATATTTATGCAAATCATGTAGAACAAATCAATACACAGCTTGGACGTGACGTTAAAGCTTTGCCTAAACTCAAAATTAACAAAGAAAAAAATTCCATTTTTGATTTTGAGTTGTCGGATTTTGAAATAATGGAATATAACCCTCATCCTGCAATTAAAGCACCAATAGCTGTTTAA
- a CDS encoding indolepyruvate ferredoxin oxidoreductase subunit alpha, whose product MAFVITSPCIGEKSGECVEVCPVDCIEEGEDMFYIDPDICIDCGACEAVCPVEAIYMEDEVPEEENKFIELNRKFYEE is encoded by the coding sequence TTGGCTTTTGTTATTACATCACCTTGTATAGGGGAAAAATCAGGAGAATGTGTTGAAGTTTGTCCTGTGGATTGTATAGAAGAAGGAGAAGACATGTTTTATATTGATCCAGATATTTGTATTGATTGTGGAGCATGCGAAGCAGTCTGTCCTGTTGAAGCTATATATATGGAAGACGAAGTACCAGAAGAGGAAAACAAATTTATTGAATTAAATCGTAAATTTTACGAAGAATAG
- the msrA gene encoding peptide-methionine (S)-S-oxide reductase MsrA, with product MSSKQEIATFAGGCFWCMVEPFDERPGIIDVVSGYTGGTLENPTYEQVASNTTGHVEAVQITFDPTIMPYEQLVTTFWQQIDPTDPNGQFNDRGESYQTAIFYHNEEQRQTAEKSKKNLENSGKFSKPIVTEIVPAKPFYVAEDAHQDYYKKQSFHYRLYKKGSGREDFIKNNWQSNVDKTKLKEKLTPLQYNVTQENGTEAPFQNEYWDNEEEGIYVDIVSGDVLFSSNEKFNSACGWPSFTKPLDSYQIKENIDKSHGMIRTEVRSKGADSHLGHVFEDGPKEAGGLRYCMNSAAMHFIPKDKMAEEGYGNYLYLFN from the coding sequence ATGAGTTCCAAACAAGAAATTGCAACATTCGCTGGTGGATGTTTTTGGTGTATGGTTGAACCCTTTGATGAACGTCCAGGTATAATAGATGTAGTTTCAGGCTATACAGGAGGTACGCTAGAGAATCCCACATATGAACAGGTTGCTTCGAATACTACAGGGCACGTGGAAGCTGTCCAGATCACATTTGATCCGACTATAATGCCATATGAACAACTCGTTACAACGTTTTGGCAACAAATTGATCCTACAGACCCGAATGGACAGTTTAATGATCGAGGAGAATCATATCAAACAGCAATTTTTTATCATAATGAAGAGCAAAGGCAGACAGCTGAAAAGTCGAAAAAGAATTTAGAAAATAGTGGAAAGTTTTCTAAACCAATTGTGACAGAAATTGTTCCAGCAAAACCCTTTTATGTCGCCGAAGATGCACACCAAGATTATTATAAGAAGCAATCTTTTCATTACCGTTTATATAAAAAAGGATCAGGCAGAGAGGACTTTATAAAAAATAATTGGCAGTCAAATGTAGATAAGACAAAATTGAAAGAAAAACTTACGCCGTTACAATATAATGTAACACAAGAAAATGGCACAGAAGCGCCGTTTCAAAATGAATATTGGGATAATGAAGAAGAGGGAATATATGTTGATATTGTTTCAGGAGATGTCTTATTTTCTTCAAATGAAAAGTTTAACTCGGCCTGTGGTTGGCCAAGCTTTACCAAACCACTCGACAGTTACCAAATTAAAGAGAATATCGATAAATCACACGGTATGATACGAACTGAAGTTAGAAGTAAGGGGGCAGATTCCCATCTTGGCCATGTATTTGAAGACGGTCCGAAAGAAGCTGGAGGCTTACGTTATTGTATGAATTCAGCTGCGATGCATTTTATTCCAAAAGATAAGATGGCTGAAGAAGGATATGGGAACTATTTATATCTATTCAACTAA
- the tatC gene encoding twin-arginine translocase subunit TatC yields the protein MVENVQSSDKEMNLTGHLSELRNRLIVTVIFFVLFFIIGFIFVQDIYWFFVNDLDFDLVVISPGEIIWIYFSMAGMIALIGTIPILSFQVWAFIKPGLTSTERKASLAYIPAIFLLFIAGLVFGYFMFIQLILPFLLSLNEGMFNEMFTVDRYFKFLLRITLPFALLFEIPIISMFLTSIGILTPEFMQKNRKYAYLILIIIGTIVTPPDFILQIVVAIPLVILYEISIYLSKVVYRKKQRKHKEFMESE from the coding sequence ATGGTTGAGAACGTACAATCAAGCGACAAAGAAATGAACCTCACAGGTCATTTATCAGAGTTACGAAACAGGCTGATTGTTACAGTTATTTTCTTTGTATTATTTTTTATTATTGGTTTTATTTTTGTTCAAGATATCTATTGGTTTTTTGTAAATGATTTGGATTTCGATTTAGTTGTAATTAGTCCTGGAGAAATTATATGGATTTATTTCTCAATGGCTGGGATGATTGCACTTATTGGAACAATCCCAATTCTGTCTTTTCAAGTTTGGGCTTTTATAAAACCAGGGTTAACTAGTACGGAGCGAAAAGCTTCCTTAGCCTATATTCCTGCTATATTTCTTTTATTTATCGCTGGATTGGTTTTTGGTTATTTTATGTTTATTCAACTGATTTTACCTTTTTTACTATCGTTAAATGAAGGTATGTTTAACGAAATGTTTACCGTTGATCGATATTTTAAATTTTTACTTCGTATCACATTGCCATTTGCATTGCTGTTTGAAATACCAATTATTTCGATGTTCTTAACGTCTATAGGTATTTTAACACCGGAGTTCATGCAAAAAAACAGGAAATATGCATACCTTATATTAATTATTATTGGAACGATTGTAACTCCGCCGGATTTCATTCTACAAATTGTCGTTGCAATACCATTAGTTATTTTGTATGAAATCAGTATTTACTTATCAAAGGTCGTTTACCGTAAGAAGCAACGAAAACATAAGGAATTTATGGAAAGCGAATAA
- a CDS encoding twin-arginine translocase TatA/TatE family subunit, producing MLSNIGIPGLILILVIALIVFGPSKLPEIGKAVGSSLKEFKNATKDIISDDDTPKKGNNHTSTKGDE from the coding sequence ATGTTAAGTAATATTGGTATCCCTGGGTTAATACTGATTCTTGTCATAGCGTTAATTGTTTTTGGTCCTTCTAAGTTACCAGAAATCGGGAAAGCTGTTGGAAGTTCATTAAAGGAATTTAAAAATGCGACCAAGGATATTATATCAGATGACGATACGCCTAAAAAGGGCAATAATCATACATCAACAAAAGGTGATGAGTGA
- a CDS encoding cold-shock protein, whose protein sequence is MENGVVKWFNAEKGYGFIQLEEGNDVFVHYSAIQEEGFKTLEEGQEVSFEIVEGDRGPQAANVIKK, encoded by the coding sequence ATGGAAAACGGAGTAGTAAAATGGTTCAACGCAGAAAAGGGTTATGGCTTCATTCAATTGGAAGAAGGAAATGATGTATTCGTACATTATTCAGCAATCCAAGAAGAAGGCTTCAAAACGCTGGAAGAAGGACAAGAAGTATCCTTTGAAATCGTTGAAGGCGATCGTGGCCCTCAAGCTGCAAATGTCATAAAAAAATAA
- a CDS encoding DUF6501 family protein → MIHLDWKNRETLKEIECVHADAEKFMVDHKLTPGKKYEVKNETDEFYFIIDNSNRIGGFFKDYFKEIK, encoded by the coding sequence ATGATCCATCTAGACTGGAAAAATAGAGAAACATTAAAGGAAATTGAATGTGTACATGCGGATGCTGAAAAATTTATGGTGGATCATAAATTGACACCAGGCAAGAAATATGAGGTAAAAAACGAAACAGATGAATTTTATTTTATTATTGACAACAGCAATCGAATAGGGGGTTTTTTTAAAGATTATTTTAAAGAAATAAAATAA
- a CDS encoding twin-arginine translocase TatA/TatE family subunit: MFANIGFPGLILILVLALIIFGPKKLPEIGKAAGQTLREFKDSTKDLTSDVTDELNETKEILNGKENK; encoded by the coding sequence ATGTTCGCAAATATAGGATTTCCGGGGTTGATTTTAATATTAGTTCTCGCGTTAATCATTTTTGGACCAAAAAAGTTGCCAGAAATCGGGAAGGCCGCTGGACAAACCTTGCGTGAATTTAAGGACTCCACAAAAGATTTAACGAGTGATGTTACAGATGAACTAAATGAAACAAAAGAAATCTTAAACGGTAAAGAAAATAAATAG
- a CDS encoding YqfQ family protein — protein sequence MVFPVQQPKNSFPNHRPYAVNNSLLPTQRLNAPKNRNSIKSFFQNQSTGELVNKGIGGLSGVLNNVQQVLNVVQSTTPIVQEYGPMVKNIPAMYRMMKAIKEVDHPDDVDHTDDNVDEKQNHSDKKEDTVSNNNNSKAKKDNGLSTPKLFI from the coding sequence ATGGTATTCCCGGTGCAACAACCTAAAAATTCTTTTCCAAATCATAGACCATATGCTGTAAATAATTCATTATTACCGACTCAACGTTTAAATGCCCCTAAAAATAGAAATAGCATAAAAAGCTTCTTTCAAAACCAATCCACAGGGGAATTAGTGAACAAGGGGATAGGTGGACTATCAGGTGTATTAAATAATGTTCAGCAAGTGCTAAATGTTGTTCAATCCACAACCCCAATCGTTCAGGAATATGGACCAATGGTTAAAAATATCCCCGCAATGTACCGAATGATGAAAGCAATTAAAGAGGTTGATCATCCTGATGATGTTGATCATACTGATGATAATGTAGATGAAAAACAAAACCATTCAGATAAAAAAGAAGACACAGTGAGCAATAATAATAATTCCAAAGCCAAAAAGGATAATGGATTATCCACACCGAAATTATTTATTTAA
- a CDS encoding cytochrome c oxidase subunit 2A, with translation MSRLQEKEPQQSPKKDTPNLKGTFISVMLVGVFILVSWFGVFLLFITR, from the coding sequence ATGAGTAGATTGCAAGAAAAGGAGCCACAGCAAAGTCCCAAAAAAGATACACCTAATTTAAAAGGGACTTTTATTTCCGTTATGTTAGTTGGTGTATTTATACTCGTAAGTTGGTTTGGGGTGTTTCTCCTTTTTATTACTAGATAA
- a CDS encoding YozE family protein: MRSFYQFLMTFRGEKSPDNQSRLADWVFFDHDFPKHSKDYDEISSYLEWNSPFPGALVVFDELWDKYKLKENK; this comes from the coding sequence ATGCGATCTTTTTATCAGTTTTTGATGACATTCCGTGGGGAAAAGTCACCGGATAATCAAAGTCGGCTGGCTGATTGGGTGTTTTTTGATCATGATTTTCCGAAACACTCGAAAGACTATGACGAAATAAGCAGCTATTTAGAATGGAATAGCCCTTTTCCTGGCGCATTGGTTGTATTTGATGAGCTTTGGGATAAATATAAACTAAAAGAGAACAAATAA
- a CDS encoding histidine phosphatase family protein has translation MKNIYFVRHCSADGQHKDSPLTTVGMRQAHLLSSFFSDLNIKVDKIISSPYLRAIESIKPFAEKTNTKIEIDERLKERILSVEPIDDWVEVLEQSFKDQDFALPGGESAKDAIQRINTVFESIYTNDNIKNAVVVSHGNLMTLFLQQYNKNFDFRRWKELRHPDIYLMKYEKDDPSIVCVWNEH, from the coding sequence ATGAAAAATATTTATTTTGTTCGTCATTGTTCTGCTGATGGTCAACACAAGGATTCACCATTGACAACGGTTGGTATGAGACAGGCTCACCTTCTTTCAAGTTTTTTTAGTGATCTAAACATTAAGGTGGATAAAATAATCTCAAGTCCTTATTTACGTGCTATTGAAAGCATAAAGCCTTTCGCAGAAAAAACAAACACTAAAATTGAAATCGATGAACGATTAAAGGAACGTATCTTAAGTGTTGAGCCAATTGATGATTGGGTGGAGGTATTGGAACAATCCTTTAAGGATCAAGATTTCGCATTACCCGGTGGTGAATCGGCGAAAGATGCTATTCAACGTATAAATACAGTATTTGAATCAATTTATACAAATGATAATATAAAAAATGCTGTTGTCGTCAGTCATGGGAACTTGATGACTTTATTTTTGCAGCAATACAATAAAAATTTTGATTTTAGAAGATGGAAGGAATTGCGACATCCAGATATCTATTTAATGAAATATGAAAAGGATGATCCCTCTATTGTGTGTGTATGGAATGAGCATTAA
- a CDS encoding HD domain-containing protein, with protein MEREKCLQAIKEYVHTLFYDDVTGHDYFHMERVARTARKIAEQEYADLFITEVSAWLHDIGDAKLFSDSEKAMEEMVAFLKTIELSSSEIMNINTAIKDISFHKGNAPVTLEGKIVQDADRIDAIGAIGIARTFAYGGAKKQFIYHRDFHDTSIQHFYDKLLKLKDLLYTTTAKEIAHERHVFMEQFLEQFYKEW; from the coding sequence ATGGAAAGAGAGAAATGTTTACAAGCAATCAAAGAGTATGTGCACACACTTTTTTATGATGATGTTACAGGACATGACTATTTTCATATGGAACGAGTTGCACGTACAGCAAGAAAGATCGCTGAACAAGAATATGCCGACCTATTTATTACCGAAGTCTCTGCCTGGCTTCATGATATTGGAGATGCGAAGCTTTTCTCTGATTCGGAAAAAGCAATGGAAGAGATGGTGGCCTTTCTAAAAACCATTGAATTATCCAGCAGTGAGATAATGAACATTAACACGGCTATAAAAGATATCTCTTTCCATAAAGGAAATGCTCCTGTAACACTTGAAGGGAAAATTGTACAAGACGCAGATCGGATTGATGCTATTGGGGCTATTGGAATTGCCAGAACTTTTGCATATGGTGGAGCAAAGAAACAATTCATTTATCATAGAGACTTTCATGATACATCTATTCAACATTTCTATGATAAACTATTAAAGTTAAAAGATTTATTATATACCACCACTGCAAAAGAAATTGCTCACGAACGACATGTATTTATGGAACAATTTTTAGAACAATTTTATAAAGAATGGTAA
- a CDS encoding cytochrome c oxidase subunit II, with protein sequence MHLHKYEKIWLVFGVGSLIFFLLILGFGAFWLGTHPQSHGVTIDPNNLEAHEAFEPENLGVTKVADDEYIVNIVASAFNYDLGTDEEGTPVKNIRIPKGSTVLFQVASPDVVHGFNVAGTNVNMMVEPGYISSIETVLDNVGEYTIVCNEYCGVGHHQMFASLEVYE encoded by the coding sequence ATGCATTTACACAAATATGAAAAGATATGGCTTGTATTTGGGGTCGGCTCACTTATCTTTTTTTTATTGATTCTTGGGTTCGGAGCATTCTGGCTTGGTACACACCCACAGAGTCATGGCGTTACGATTGATCCAAATAATCTTGAAGCACATGAAGCATTTGAACCGGAAAATTTAGGAGTTACAAAAGTGGCTGATGACGAATACATCGTTAATATTGTAGCGTCAGCATTTAATTACGATCTTGGTACAGATGAAGAAGGAACTCCAGTGAAAAATATACGTATTCCAAAAGGGTCAACTGTATTATTTCAAGTAGCCAGTCCTGATGTTGTGCACGGATTCAATGTTGCAGGAACAAATGTCAATATGATGGTTGAGCCTGGTTATATCAGTAGTATTGAAACCGTTTTAGATAATGTCGGAGAATATACAATTGTATGTAATGAATATTGCGGTGTAGGCCATCATCAAATGTTTGCCTCATTGGAGGTGTATGAATAA